Proteins from one Anastrepha obliqua isolate idAnaObli1 chromosome 2, idAnaObli1_1.0, whole genome shotgun sequence genomic window:
- the LOC129238240 gene encoding protein nemuri-like produces MSPKFSILIVLLALLCCFSQTTLAKKRRPSQDENPEQAQIALQSNNKDNDNAAQLSENNNELENIPGQETRLEAVLKNGALEPDTDDEDIDDDDDDDADHGTRRRRRRRGGRRRSRRRRGRGRRRGRRGGRRRRQRG; encoded by the coding sequence ATGTCTCCCAAGTTTAGCATTTTAATTGTGCTGCTAGCACTTCTATGCTGCTTCAGCCAGACTACACTAGCCAAAAAGCGACGACCAAGTCAGGACGAAAACCCCGAACAAGCGCAGATTGCActacaaagcaacaacaaggaTAATGATAATGCAGCTCAGTTGTCTGAAAACAACAACGAGCTTGAGAACATTCCCGGGCAAGAGACCAGGCTTGAAGCAGTGCTGAAAAATGGCGCTCTGGAACCCGATACCGATGATGAGGATatcgacgatgatgatgatgatgatgccgATCATGGCACTCGACGTCGTCGTCGGCGTCGTGGTGGCAGACGACGCAGTAGAAGACGTCGTGGCCGTGGCAGAAGAAGGGGCCGACGAGGTGGTAGAAGAAGACGTCAAAGAGGTTAA
- the LOC129238242 gene encoding countin-like protein, which translates to MVAKLFLLAVALSCLSPSEAIFKKLLSISTTAAPINPTTTTITIIPSNTSPSTSTYTPTPSITTTPSTSPSITTTPSTSSSPTTTTARESRSLADEDDGARRRRRVRGGRRRRRRGGRRGRRGRRGGRRRNRLG; encoded by the coding sequence ATGGTGGccaaactttttttgctggCTGTTGCATTAAGTTGTTTGTCGCCAAGTgaggcaattttcaaaaaacttttaagtATCAGCACAACAGCTGCACCGATTAATCCAACCACTACCACAATTACAATTATACCGTCAAATACTTCACCTTCTACATCGACTTACACACCAACACCGTCAATCACAACAACTCCATCTACTTCGCCATCTATAACAACAACCCCCTCCACATCATCATCTCCCACGACGACAACCGCAAGAGAGAGTCGTTCATTGGCTGATGAGGATGATGGTGCTAGAAGACGCAGACGGGTTCGAGGGGGACGCCGTCGACGAAGACGTGGTGGTAGACGAGGAAGGCGTGGCAGACGTGGCGGTAGAAGGCGTAATAGATTAGGTTGA
- the LOC129238243 gene encoding mitotic apparatus protein p62-like: MSSKTAYFLVALLAILCLVQQFESTSAAYLQHTRRTPLSREEVAAIRQLQRIANNQLNYNNRENEDEDDEDDSEDEDENEDEDENEDENDNAEDGNDNEANEDAEDSQALRDENAENSAQKSEQNKAEGVEGELVKAEKGTGDKANKGSKKRKGSKKVKSKVRKGRRGRKNRKGRKGRKGRRGSKGKKGKRSQRKKKGNSG, from the exons ATGTCTTCGAAGACTGCATACTTTCTGGTGGCGCTCCTAGCCATACTTTGCCTGGTGCAACAATTTGAAAGCACCTCAGCCGCATATTTGCAACACACACGCCGCACGCCGTTGAGTCGTGAGGAAGTTGCAGCTATAAGGCAATTGCAGCGCATTGCCAATAATCAGTTGAACTACAATAATCGAGAAAACGAAGACGAAGAT gatgaggatgacTCTGAGGATGAAGATgaaaatgaagatgaagatgaaaatgAAGATGAAAATGACAATGCGGAGGATGGAAATGATAATGAAGCTAATGAAGATGCCGAAGACAGTCAAGCTCTAAGAGACGAGAATGCTGAGAACTCAGCACAAAAGAGTGAACAAAATAAAGCTGAAGGCGTAGAGGGTGAACTAGTCAAAGCTGAAAAGGGCACAGGTGATAAAGCAAATAAGGGAAGTAAGAAGCGTAAGggaagtaaaaaagtaaaaagtaaagttCGTAAAGGTCGTAGAGGTCGTAAAAATCGTAAAGGTCGTAAGGGACGAAAGGGGCGCAGGGGAAGTAAAGGCAAAAAGGGCAAGCGTAGCCAACGCAAAAAGAAAGGCAATTCTGGTTAA